GGCAGCCTAAATCATGGTGAATGCACACTCCCTTCAGCTTCAAGCTGCTTCCATTTAGCAATAATCCTTTTTGAGAATCGAGGATCACTTCTCTTATGCCAAAAGGGATACGATAACGATCCACCTCAGTATTGTCGCAATAGATCGTCGTTTGGGCTTCATAGAGCACTGGGTTGTCCGGTGACCATAATTCTGGTTCTATAACTTTCGTTTTCTGCTCAATTTCCTCTGTTTCAAAGCCCGCAAGAGCTACTCGGTTTTCAATTTTTCCTTTTAGTTGTCCCTGTGAATCCAGTATTTCAGTCTTAATCGTACACTCTACGGCATGCTCATGGTGATTGCTGATCTTGATTCTGGCACTCACCTTGGCTTCATCTGGCGAAATTTCAGGTGTGGTAATAGTAGTTCCCCATTCGGTTACGTGAAGATAATCCGTATAAATCAGCCACACATTACGATAAATACCGGCCCCCGAATACCATCTGTCAGGCGGAAGAAGCGTATTGTCCACTTTGACGGCAATTACGTTATCCTCGTCCCACCGAATATATGGAGTCAAATCATATTGAAAGCTAACATACCCATAGGGCCGCTTGCCCACAAAATGCCCATTGAGCCAAACCTCACTATTACTGTGAATGCCATCGAATTGTATGTATACGCGCTGTTTTGGAGAGGAGGGCTTCACATTAAAATGCTTTCTGTACCACCCAACAGACCACCTGGGCAAATAAGCTTGATTGCCGCCATACAGCATATGTGGATCAAAGGACTTTTCAATACTCCAATCATGAGGGATATGAAGGTCCTGCCAATGCCCATCGTTATAGTCTGTCTTCTCAGCGCCCGTGTAATTCCCTTCTATAAATTTCCAGTCCGTTCTGAACGGCATAATCACTCTGCTTCCCATTATCTTGCCTCCATTTCATAAAGTAGATGAACGGATATAAACAACAGTGCGGGATGATCATCAGCATAGGTATGTTCTCTCTTACAATATTTCAAACACGGGGCGATCCTCAACAAAGTAGACGGGGAGCGTTGGAAATTGGACGGAAAGTGTTTCAGCAAGATACTTCATACCAGGTGCTTCACTTTCAGCATGTCCCAGCATGATCAGTGCTTTATTTTGCCCTTGATAGACAGCGTCTTTCACATATTCCGGTGTTTCCCATTCGGGCCCTTCACCAGCAATGATCAGGTCTACATTTTCATGTAGAAATAATGGTATGGCTAGTTCACCACCTCCCCTATATCCGACTAAGATTCCCACTCGTTCACACGGCATAGATACCTCGCCAGCTACTCGTACATAACGAATCTGAAGTTTGGCTTTCATATATTCAGCGATCTCCTTAACTTCCATAGCCGGAATAGCCAAAATGGCGGAAGAAGGCTGCTGCTTCACAACGTAGGGGTGCCAGTTAAGCGCCTGAAGAAGTCCAACCATCACTCCATCCGGTTGATAACGATGTATGGTGTCATGAAAGCGATAAATGCCTACGCCTGAATCGGCGACCAGGCGAGATTTGTGCAAATAGACGGGATCATGTAGTAAACATTCCTGCATCCCGTGATGGCTATAATAAATACTTTCATGCGTAATGATAAAATTCGCGCCAAGCGAAATAGCTTGTTCTATCACATATTGCGATGCACAGAAAGCGGTTACAATTCCTTGAATCTCAGTATCCCTGAGCTCTGGGTTAAGCAGATCTACGGTCGTATTGGGTATGTCTATTCCCTTTGTCAGATGATTCACCATCTGCCCCATAGTCATGGTCATACACGTATCCCTCCCCATAAAAAATATGTATCAATTGTACCATTTTATTCTATTATGGGGTCTATTATTTCTAGCAAAATAGCCAGCTCCAAGTGAGCCAGCTGTTTTGCAAAAGCATCTATTTTTTACTTCAGAACTCCCAAAATAGAGTCGATTCGTTCTTTGGCTCCTTGCCAAGATACCATGACCGGGAACTCATATTGCTCTCTTGCTCTCAAATTCCATGGATGAGGAATACAAAGCACCTTCTTCCCCTCCTGTAGTGCAGGCACCAAATTGTGGGGACCATCATCAATTAGAAGGTCATAGTTAATCAGATTCTTTCGTTTACATGAAAAAAAGTTCTCGATCGGAATGAATGGCATATGCCTTTGAAGCCAATTCCATTTCTCCACGACGGTTTTCGGTTCTGCCGCTGTCACAATAATGACATCAAAAGCATTGCAAAGCTTCTCCATTTCTTCTACGACATACTCGTCATACAGTTCAAGTTCCTCAAACAAACCCGGTCGTCCATAAAATACATCATGTGTGCTTTTGGGATGACGTAGATGATCGGTGTTCCAATCTAACATTTCTTCATAACGAAG
This window of the Paenibacillus polymyxa genome carries:
- a CDS encoding 5' nucleotidase, NT5C type, producing the protein MRKPIIAVDMDDTICHLVKRAIYHNNSEFPTHPLRYEEMLDWNTDHLRHPKSTHDVFYGRPGLFEELELYDEYVVEEMEKLCNAFDVIIVTAAEPKTVVEKWNWLQRHMPFIPIENFFSCKRKNLINYDLLIDDGPHNLVPALQEGKKVLCIPHPWNLRAREQYEFPVMVSWQGAKERIDSILGVLK
- a CDS encoding Nif3-like dinuclear metal center hexameric protein, producing MTMTMGQMVNHLTKGIDIPNTTVDLLNPELRDTEIQGIVTAFCASQYVIEQAISLGANFIITHESIYYSHHGMQECLLHDPVYLHKSRLVADSGVGIYRFHDTIHRYQPDGVMVGLLQALNWHPYVVKQQPSSAILAIPAMEVKEIAEYMKAKLQIRYVRVAGEVSMPCERVGILVGYRGGGELAIPLFLHENVDLIIAGEGPEWETPEYVKDAVYQGQNKALIMLGHAESEAPGMKYLAETLSVQFPTLPVYFVEDRPVFEIL